From the Sphingobacteruim zhuxiongii genome, the window ACTTAGTAATCAACCAAAGTTAGACAAGGTCTTTCAACTTGTTTCAAAAAGGCAAAGTCTATTAAAAGATGCCTGGTTGACAAAGACTGGTCATAAGCGACCAGGAATGGCGAAAGGTGTTCCAATCAAGGAAGCTGTCTCGAAAGCTTCAGCGTTAAATCAGCAATTGGAAGCAGCGTTATAGCAGAATTATAAAATATAAAAGGCATCAGATAAGATGCCTTTTATATTTTAAGATTTTCAAAGAAAAAATGCATGGTTGCCTTGAAAAACATTGTTGATAACAGCCTATTAATTTATCCACGCTTTCCTAGGCTCTTTATACCAAAGCCTTTTGCTGTGATATAAGGATATCTGTAGAATATTAGAAATATAAATATCCCTATAGCTAGTAGTAAAATCCAACCGTAAAGCTCTTTGAAAGAGCGTAACAATACTTGATTCTGTATCGATTCCAATATACTACTCGCAGATTGCATGAGCTTTTCTTTTTCCAAATTATCAATTCCAGCACTGATTACTTGATAGTTTCTTGTTGTACTATGGTCGAATAGATGATGTAAAACAGCTCCAACGATTGCTGACCCGCAAGCGGCACTGACGACGGCTTGTACTGTCAAGGATTGAAAGAAATGGGGAAAAGGAACTTTTGTCAAGCTACTTAATAATACAATAGCAATAATCACGTAGCCGAAATTTCTCAAAAGAATAGCAAACTGCAATAATTGCTGATTTGTATTTTGATCAATCCAGAAATACATTAACGCCAAGTAGCTGATTATAGCCAATAAGCCGATCATAAAAGTCGATTTATACGAATTCTTTCTCAGTGCAAAATATTGATGACTAAAAAGAACCCCGAGTACTATTCCTATTAACCCAATAACATTGTTCTTTATGAGTTGATGGTGGTCGTAGTTTAAGATTTGATGGAAATATATTTCTTCCAATAAGTGAGCTGGAGAGATCAGAAAATCAACTAGTAAGTAGACAACAAAAGTCAATATGACGATTCTGTATTTGAATGTCTGTAAAGGAATAAAGGGGTGTCGTATAAAAGACGCGCGGACCAAATTGAGTCCGATTAATACGATAGCGAGGAGGCTAGCAAATTGAATTTGCCAAGCATCAAACCAATCGTAATGTGCGCCGTAAATGCAAACAAAGTTAATACATAGCATGGCTAGCCCCCACATTAGCATCCCGAGCCAGTCAATTCCGAAAAGGGGAAAGGGTTTCATAAACCGATTGCTATTGAAAGTAACCCAAACGATAATTATTAAGAGCAGCAAACAAGCGATGACGTACAAATGTACATTCTCCCAAGTCGAGAGTAGTGCTACGTAAGTAAATGCAGAGCCTGACAGCAGTATCGAGCCTTGAACTAATAGATACACGTAACAGAAGAATATGCTTAGATCACGCTTAGGGGTTATCCAAAGCTGTATGGTCGAATTACATTCAAATGTCGCCCACATTCGAAATATGCCGGCAATAAAGCAAACTGCAATCAGTAACATTACATTGTTGGTATATAGGCAGATAATATTACAAAGAATAAGCACGCTGCTACATATCATCAAAATATGTTTAGAAAGAAATCTCAATTTCAGACGCAGCATAATTGTAAAGGTGAGCGCTGTACCTATTAAGCCCGCATATCCTGCCATTAAGATGTCTTCTTGAAGTAGCGAACGCCCAGACTTCATCTCGGTCAGCGTAGCTAGGTATACACCTCCACCCGCAAACTGAAACAAAATAGCAAATAGGATTATTAACCAAGGCTTTAACGGCTCTGGTACATAATTTTTGATGGCGGGGATAGAGAAAGGACCTCCTGGATGATGCATAAATTAATACTTAATAAAACATTCCACATTCATTCCCGCTCTCAATCGGCCGAGTTGCTCTGCATTGTTGTCCTTGTCAAACTCAATTCTAACCGGAATACGTTGCTCGATTTTGACGAAGTTACCAGCGGCATTGTCCTGGGGTAGTAATGAAAATGCGGAGCCTGTCGCATTGGAAATTGATTTTACTATGCCTTTCAATGGCATCCCGTCGAAAGCATCGACTTTAACTTCTACAGCTTGCCCTTCGACAAGGTGATGAGTTTGTGTCTCTTTATAATTGGCGATAATCCACTTCTCATTATTATCTATTATATCAACGACAGTTTGTCCCGGTTGAATTAGTTGTCCCACTTGTACATTCTTCCGGCCTGTATAGCCACTCGTAGGCGCAATAATTACTGTGTAGGAGAGGTTTAATCGTGCTAAATCAATCGCTCTAGCAGCAAGGTTGATATGTGCATCATTTTGTGAGATACGATTGCTCTGTTCGCTCTTAACTAGCACTTGTGATTGCTTCTGTCTTGCCAAGGTTTCATATTTGGCTTTCAATGACACATATTTTGTATGAATGGCATCGAACTCCTGTTGTGTTACACTTTCCTGATCCAATAAGCTCTGGTATCGCTTTTCTTCTTTTGCGGCCAAATCCAAGAGCGCTTTGACCTCCGCAATTGCCGCTTCGGAAACTAATACATTGTTAGTTGCGGTTTGTACAGATGAATTGGATACTGATTTTCCAGCCATTGCATTTTGATAATCTGCTTCAGCCTGCGCTAATCGATAACTAAATTCGGCGTCCTCGAGAATCATTAGCGTATCACCTTTGTTAACAAATTGATATTCATCAAATCGCAATTCTTTTACTGTACCCTGCAGTCTCGAATTGACAGGAACGATTAACTGTTTTACTTGGGCATTATCGGTGAATTCCACATTGCCGAAATGTATAAATTTCGAGCATAGAAAACTAAAAGCAGCGAGCAATAAAATGATAACGAGACTATTGTAAATGTATTTTTTTGTTTTATGATTCATGATTATAGTGTACCTGTAAGTTGTTTTAAATGAAATAATTGAAATAGAATATTGATTTTAGAATTGCTTGCTTGTAAGCTGGCGTCGATTTGGCTATTTTCAGCATCTAGCATCTCGGTCATTAGCACCATGTCGTTCAAAAATCTGTTTTTCACAATCGTGTAATTTTGATTCGCTAAATCAAGTGCTTTCAAATGCGATTGATGTACTGCAAGTGTTTCTTCGTATTGAATTAAGGTTCGCTCTACAGCAAGCATTAATTGATCTTGATTTATGCGATTCAGTTCCTCTGCATTCTCTAATGCTAGCTTGGCTCTTGCTTCCTTTGCTTTATTTTTATAGATGGATGATAGCGAGTATTTTATCCCTACACCCGCAGTCCAATAATTGAAATTGTTATTTAGTATGGGGATTTCGATCATAACTGGTCCATTCAAGTAGTTTCCTGCAAATGCAAAGATTTGAGGATAACGTTCCGCGCGAACTAGTTTCTGCCGTTTCTCAGCTTGGACAACATTTAACGCTGCTTGCATTAGGATAGGGGAACGCTCCATGGCGATATCCTTCCATACTTTCGTGTCGACGCTGTCGCTTTCTTCGAACAGGGATTCTTCAAATGCTACGTTAAGATCTACGTTCGCTGGATATTGAAGAAGCAAACGAAGCTCTTTTAGTCGAATTGTTTTCGCGTTTTCTACTTTAAGCAAAGAAGTTTGCAAATATTCTAGTTGCAATTCGTAACGCGTAACATTGTTCTTTAACGCGACACCCTGTGCTAACTTCTGATTGATTTGATCAATCATCTTAAGAGTTTGTTGAATATTCTTTTCCAATATCGTACGCTGATTACTTAACTTTTGTAGTTCCAAGTAATGTCCAGCAATCAAAAAACGAAGGCGCTGTTTCGACTCTTCACTGGAGAGGGTCGCTTGTGTAATATCATCTTTTGCAAGCGAGATAGATTGCTTGACAGCTCCACCTGTATAAATGAGTTGTTGTGCTTCTATCGAAAAGCTATTTCCAAGTTTAGGAATAGGGATTGACATCCCATTAGAGAAATCTCGATCAGTGATATAACCATTTCCCATATAGCTTGCCGTCAACGATGTCTCTAGATTTGGAAGCCTTTTATCCGTTTGTTCTTTGAGCCTCGACGTCGCGATTTGCTCCTGAAGTGAGTGTAGTGTTAATTCCCGATTTCCTGAGTCTGCAAGATTAAAAAGATCTTCCAAACGCAGAGGCTGTGAGGCATGTTGTGCCAATACTAGGAAAGGAAACAGCAAGCCATATATCGATCCGAATAGGCACTTAAAATTTATATTCATACAATCCAATTTGAGTTGCAAAGTTCAGCTTTAAAACTAAATTGTCGTTCTTCCCAAAACAGTGTAAATTGGTTTTATTTGAATATCTTTGATTGAATAAAGGGTGAATAATTTTAAAGTGTGAAACAATGAAATTGAATGATGATGACTTTGAGGTGTTTCTTGAAAGATTAAGTTATAACGATTTTGAGGCGTATATTAATGTATTTCCTTTTAAGAGCGTACATGCTAATAAGCTAGTCAACAGTAATGTTATCCTAAAATCTACGTTATTTATATTGGTTTTAAATGGAAGTGGAGTGATTGATGTGAACTTCCGACAGTATGAGTTAAAGGCCCAAGATATTGTATTGTTGTCTTTTGGTCACTTCTTTAAAATCAAAGCATTGAGTGAAGACTTCACTGCGCTTGCCCTATATGTCAGTAAGGATTATGTTGACCAGATGTTCTCGGCGGATATGATGTATAAACGAGTGAAGTACGGCGTTCAGATGTTTTCCAATCCTGTAATCAATCTATCCAAGCCTTCAGTCATTCGTTTGAAGAGCCGCATTACTTTTATAAAGGGGCTTTTGAATGATACTAGTCATAGCTACCAGAATGAAATGGTATTGAATGCGCTACGAATTTATTTTCTAGATCTCAGTCATCTCTTAGAAACTTCAAATAAGATGGTGAACCGCAAGCCATCTAACGATGAAATTTACTTAAAGAAGTTTTTAGAACTGCTGGTTCTACACTATAAAGAGCAACATTTGGTGGAGTTTTACGCTAGTAAAATTAATATTACTGGGCATCATCTAACGTTAATTATTAAGCGACTTTGTGGCGAAACTGTATCAGAGTTTATCTTTCAGTTGATATTCGCGGAAGCGAAAATAATGCTGAAATCTCCCAAAATGACTATTCACCAGATTGCAGATGAACTGCATTTCTCCGATCAATCTGCATTTGGAAAGTTCTTTAAACGAAGGTCGGGCGTCTCGCCGAAGGAGTTTAGGAATTTGTAAGGGGAATAGTATTGTTAAAGCATTATTATCAACGTCATTTCAATTGTCGTAGATAAATAGATATTCCTAAGTCTAATACCATGCAATTTGCTTCAATCTTAAAACTGTTGTTTTTGAGCATATTCTGCTATTTGACTATTGAAATATCAACTACAACGTTTTCGTAATTAGTTCTATAAACTCATTTTGAAGGAAATTAAAATTTGTATCTTAAGGATGTTATATTAATCTTATATTAAAACGAAATAAACCTATACGAATGACTATCTACTTTTGATTCTTGGGCGTGCTGATTTAATAGCAGTGACTCCTCAAGATAAATCAAATTAATATCTAGGAATTCGAATGATAATTAACCGATGCTTCGTCTTTGATTAGCCAACAATTGCGGAGAGTAAGAAAATAGTTTTTATTTTCTGAGAACCTTTGAATTAGTAATTCTTTTCTAACCCACCCAAATAATAGCCCCTCTTCAAAGAGCGGCCAGGAACCCATTTGAATATTTGCAACATCTGTTTTTTTCGAATTATATAGAAAAACAGTAAAGATTTATTGAATAATCCCGCGCGCTTTCGCGAAAAGAATGAAAGCGTTGTGCTACAGGTCTGCCCTAAAATGTAGCCTGTTGCAAAATATGAATGCAAACATTTTACCCTAAAATGAAGAGTTTATGAGTCCTTAAAATTATAGTGCCTAAGAGAAGT encodes:
- a CDS encoding efflux MFS transporter permease, producing MHHPGGPFSIPAIKNYVPEPLKPWLIILFAILFQFAGGGVYLATLTEMKSGRSLLQEDILMAGYAGLIGTALTFTIMLRLKLRFLSKHILMICSSVLILCNIICLYTNNVMLLIAVCFIAGIFRMWATFECNSTIQLWITPKRDLSIFFCYVYLLVQGSILLSGSAFTYVALLSTWENVHLYVIACLLLLIIIVWVTFNSNRFMKPFPLFGIDWLGMLMWGLAMLCINFVCIYGAHYDWFDAWQIQFASLLAIVLIGLNLVRASFIRHPFIPLQTFKYRIVILTFVVYLLVDFLISPAHLLEEIYFHQILNYDHHQLIKNNVIGLIGIVLGVLFSHQYFALRKNSYKSTFMIGLLAIISYLALMYFWIDQNTNQQLLQFAILLRNFGYVIIAIVLLSSLTKVPFPHFFQSLTVQAVVSAACGSAIVGAVLHHLFDHSTTRNYQVISAGIDNLEKEKLMQSASSILESIQNQVLLRSFKELYGWILLLAIGIFIFLIFYRYPYITAKGFGIKSLGKRG
- a CDS encoding HlyD family secretion protein yields the protein MNHKTKKYIYNSLVIILLLAAFSFLCSKFIHFGNVEFTDNAQVKQLIVPVNSRLQGTVKELRFDEYQFVNKGDTLMILEDAEFSYRLAQAEADYQNAMAGKSVSNSSVQTATNNVLVSEAAIAEVKALLDLAAKEEKRYQSLLDQESVTQQEFDAIHTKYVSLKAKYETLARQKQSQVLVKSEQSNRISQNDAHINLAARAIDLARLNLSYTVIIAPTSGYTGRKNVQVGQLIQPGQTVVDIIDNNEKWIIANYKETQTHHLVEGQAVEVKVDAFDGMPLKGIVKSISNATGSAFSLLPQDNAAGNFVKIEQRIPVRIEFDKDNNAEQLGRLRAGMNVECFIKY
- a CDS encoding TolC family protein, yielding MNINFKCLFGSIYGLLFPFLVLAQHASQPLRLEDLFNLADSGNRELTLHSLQEQIATSRLKEQTDKRLPNLETSLTASYMGNGYITDRDFSNGMSIPIPKLGNSFSIEAQQLIYTGGAVKQSISLAKDDITQATLSSEESKQRLRFLIAGHYLELQKLSNQRTILEKNIQQTLKMIDQINQKLAQGVALKNNVTRYELQLEYLQTSLLKVENAKTIRLKELRLLLQYPANVDLNVAFEESLFEESDSVDTKVWKDIAMERSPILMQAALNVVQAEKRQKLVRAERYPQIFAFAGNYLNGPVMIEIPILNNNFNYWTAGVGIKYSLSSIYKNKAKEARAKLALENAEELNRINQDQLMLAVERTLIQYEETLAVHQSHLKALDLANQNYTIVKNRFLNDMVLMTEMLDAENSQIDASLQASNSKINILFQLFHLKQLTGTL
- a CDS encoding helix-turn-helix domain-containing protein gives rise to the protein MKLNDDDFEVFLERLSYNDFEAYINVFPFKSVHANKLVNSNVILKSTLFILVLNGSGVIDVNFRQYELKAQDIVLLSFGHFFKIKALSEDFTALALYVSKDYVDQMFSADMMYKRVKYGVQMFSNPVINLSKPSVIRLKSRITFIKGLLNDTSHSYQNEMVLNALRIYFLDLSHLLETSNKMVNRKPSNDEIYLKKFLELLVLHYKEQHLVEFYASKINITGHHLTLIIKRLCGETVSEFIFQLIFAEAKIMLKSPKMTIHQIADELHFSDQSAFGKFFKRRSGVSPKEFRNL